One Candidatus Devosia phytovorans genomic window carries:
- a CDS encoding acyl carrier protein, producing the protein MATKTEFTADELRDYLQTELSIEQALDDDTELFSTGLLDSVSMMSVIMFIEQRSGGEVRPADVTLDNFDTIGRIVAYAATLD; encoded by the coding sequence ATGGCCACCAAGACAGAGTTCACCGCCGACGAGCTTCGCGACTATCTGCAGACAGAGTTGTCGATCGAGCAGGCGCTCGATGATGACACGGAACTGTTTTCCACCGGGCTGCTGGATTCGGTGTCGATGATGAGCGTCATCATGTTCATCGAGCAGCGCAGCGGTGGCGAGGTGCGGCCGGCGGATGTGACGCTGGATAATTTCGACACGATTGGCCGGATTGTCGCCTATGCTGCAACCCTGGACTGA
- a CDS encoding type III PLP-dependent enzyme → MLQPWTDLDPMLADAAERFVTPSYLYVADRIETRLAELEQNFGKWFALSYAVKANPNPALLGWLRGRVPYLDVSSIGEVRRATSVGWPASELSFTGPAKRQAEIEEAIAFGVGELVLESLEEAETANDIARSLGRRQSVLVRLAPDHVPKGFGDHMAGRPSPFGIDVEDAEPALRQIAAMDHLHVVGLHIYSGTQSLKPAAVIENWRIFLAEFRRFSEMIDLVPERLVFGSGLGIPHHAGDVALDTAEIAAGIAEDLEQFKKDSRFAGTELVLELGRHLVGEAGVFLTRVLRVKPSRGAQVVLCDGGMNAHLAATGQFGMVLRRNYLLHRVGGGKQLTKYDIHGPLCTSIDRLAAGAELPVLTAGDLIAIHPSGAYGPTASPMNFISHPLPRELFAEGGQVSDVTPWPA, encoded by the coding sequence ATGCTGCAACCCTGGACTGATCTCGATCCAATGCTGGCCGATGCTGCGGAGCGCTTCGTCACGCCGAGCTATCTCTATGTGGCGGACCGCATCGAGACGCGGCTGGCCGAGCTCGAGCAAAACTTCGGCAAATGGTTTGCGCTGAGCTATGCGGTCAAGGCCAATCCCAACCCCGCGCTGCTGGGCTGGCTGCGCGGCCGCGTGCCCTATCTCGATGTGTCATCCATCGGCGAGGTGCGCCGTGCGACCTCGGTGGGATGGCCAGCCTCCGAATTGAGCTTTACCGGACCGGCCAAGCGACAGGCAGAGATCGAGGAGGCCATCGCTTTTGGCGTCGGTGAACTCGTGCTGGAAAGCCTCGAAGAGGCGGAAACGGCCAATGATATCGCCAGAAGCCTGGGACGCCGCCAGTCAGTCCTGGTGCGGCTGGCGCCGGACCATGTTCCCAAAGGTTTCGGCGATCACATGGCTGGCCGGCCGAGCCCGTTCGGGATCGACGTGGAAGACGCCGAGCCGGCGCTGCGGCAGATCGCGGCGATGGACCATCTGCATGTCGTAGGGCTGCATATCTATTCGGGCACGCAGTCGTTGAAGCCTGCCGCTGTCATTGAAAACTGGCGCATCTTCCTTGCCGAATTCCGCCGTTTTTCCGAGATGATCGACCTCGTGCCGGAGCGGCTGGTGTTCGGCTCGGGCCTCGGCATTCCGCATCATGCGGGGGACGTGGCGCTGGATACGGCCGAGATTGCCGCCGGCATCGCCGAGGACCTTGAGCAGTTCAAGAAAGATAGTCGCTTTGCCGGCACCGAGCTGGTGCTTGAGCTGGGGCGGCATCTGGTGGGCGAGGCCGGGGTGTTCCTGACCCGCGTGCTGCGGGTCAAGCCGTCGCGCGGCGCACAGGTGGTGCTGTGCGATGGCGGCATGAATGCGCATCTGGCGGCGACCGGTCAGTTCGGCATGGTGCTGCGCCGCAACTATCTGCTGCACCGCGTCGGTGGCGGAAAACAACTCACGAAATACGACATTCACGGACCGCTCTGCACCTCGATCGACCGTCTTGCGGCGGGCGCCGAGCTGCCCGTCCTGACAGCGGGCGATTTGATCGCCATTCATCCAAGCGGGGCCTATGGCCCAACGGCAAGCCCGATGAACTTCATCAGTCATCCCTTGCCGCGTGAACTCTTTGCCGAGGGCGGACAGGTGTCTGATGTCACGCCCTGGCCTGCATAG
- a CDS encoding WecB/TagA/CpsF family glycosyltransferase, which yields MGGEIAATATLEVHPERTRFLGVFFDCLEQWQVIDKMRLCRSDDGFSYVVTPNVDHIVRLAAQPATLTQYNQASLCLCDSKPLQVLSHTVGRPLTHVTGSDLTKAIFDSLLEAGDVVTLIVAREEIASKLMARFPEVTFHWHVPPFGVLDKPDALCAAVDFIVDHPARFIFIAIGSPQSEVIAAKTRASGQAHGTALCVGASLEFITGDRARAPAWMNRSGMEWLHRIATEPRRLWKRYVYSVPPLLRLYWLELMGPKGP from the coding sequence ATGGGGGGAGAAATTGCAGCAACAGCAACCCTTGAGGTACATCCGGAGCGCACCCGGTTTCTCGGCGTATTCTTTGATTGCCTCGAACAATGGCAGGTCATCGACAAGATGCGCCTGTGCCGATCCGATGATGGATTCAGCTATGTGGTGACACCCAATGTCGATCACATCGTGCGACTGGCGGCGCAGCCGGCCACGCTGACGCAGTATAATCAGGCAAGCCTTTGCCTATGCGACAGCAAGCCGTTGCAGGTTTTGTCGCACACGGTTGGACGACCACTGACGCATGTGACCGGATCGGACCTGACCAAGGCGATCTTTGACAGCCTGCTCGAGGCGGGCGATGTGGTGACGCTGATCGTGGCGCGCGAAGAGATAGCCAGCAAGCTGATGGCGCGCTTTCCGGAGGTCACCTTCCACTGGCATGTGCCGCCCTTCGGCGTGCTCGACAAGCCGGATGCGCTGTGTGCGGCGGTCGATTTCATCGTGGATCACCCGGCGCGCTTCATCTTTATCGCCATCGGCAGTCCGCAGTCGGAAGTGATTGCAGCCAAAACGCGGGCCAGTGGGCAGGCGCATGGTACGGCGCTGTGCGTCGGCGCATCGCTGGAATTCATCACCGGAGACCGGGCGCGGGCGCCGGCCTGGATGAACCGGAGCGGTATGGAATGGCTGCACCGGATCGCGACCGAGCCGCGACGGTTGTGGAAGCGCTATGTCTATTCGGTGCCGCCGCTGCTGCGGCTCTACTGGCTGGAGCTGATGGGACCCAAGGGCCCCTGA